A region from the Aegilops tauschii subsp. strangulata cultivar AL8/78 chromosome 5, Aet v6.0, whole genome shotgun sequence genome encodes:
- the LOC109761396 gene encoding GDSL esterase/lipase At5g55050: MAVASVIACCSLVIMALMAAAATAGSVPAVYVFGDSLADVGNNNHLLTLLKADFSHNGMDYAGGKATGRFSNGKNSADFLADKLGLATSPPYLALSSSSNANYVNGVSFASGGAGVSNATNKNQCITFDKQIEYYSGVYSSLARSLGQAQAATHLARSIFAITIGSNDIIHYAKANNAATPSQQQQYVDALIQSLSGQLQSLYNLGARKVLFLGTGPVGCTPSLREMSSAKVCSAVANAMAVQYNKAAEGVLSGMAAKYTDLHYALFDSSAALLRYIDRPAEYGFVEAKAACCGLGDMNAKIACTPLSSYCANRSDHVFWDFYHPTEATAQKLTATAFDGSAPFIFPINVRQLSAI, encoded by the exons ATGGCGGTTGCCAGTGTAATCGCTTGTTGCTCCCTGGTCATCATGGCCCTCAtggccgcggcggcgacggcggggtcCGTGCCGGCGGTGTACGTGTTTGGGGACTCTCTGGCCGACGTCGGGAACAACAACCACCTGCTGACGCTGCTCAAGGCGGACTTCTCGCACAACGGCATGGACTACGCGGGCGGCAAGGCCACCGGCCGCTTCAGCAACGGCAAGAACTCGGCAGACTTCCTCG CCGACAAGCTCGGGCTGGCGACCTCGCCACCGTACCTGGCCCTGTCCTCCAGCAGCAACGCCAACTACGTGAACGGCGTCAGCTTCGCTTCCGGCGGCGCAGGAGTCTCCAACGCCACGAACAAGAACCAGTGCATCACCTTCGACAAGCAGATCGAGTACTACTCCGGCGTgtactcctccctggcgcgcagCCTCGGGCAGGCCCAGGCCGCGACCCACCTGGCCAGGTCCATCTTCGCCATCACCATCGGCAGCAACGACATCATCCACTACGCCAAGGCCAACAACGCCGCCACCCCTTCCCAGCAGCAGCAGTACGTCGACGCGCTCATCCAGTCCCTCTCCGGCCAGCTGCAGAGCCTCTACAACCTCGGCGCGCGCAAGGTGCTGTTCCTCGGCACTGGGCCCGTGGGCTGCACCCCGTCGCTGCGGGAGATGAGCTCCGCAAAGGTCTGCAGCGCCGTGGCCAACGCCATGGCCGTGCAGTACAACAAGGCGGCCGAGGGCGTGCTGAGCGGCATGGCCGCGAAGTACACGGACCTGCACTACGCGCTCTTCGACTCCTCCGCCGCGCTGCTCCGGTACATCGACCGGCCGGCGGAGTACGGGTTTGTCGAGGCCAAGGCGGCGTGCTGCGGCCTCGGGGACATGAACGCCAAGATCGCCTGCACCCCGCTCAGCAGCTACTGCGCCAACAGGTCGGACCACGTCTTCTGGGACTTCTACCACCCCACGGAGGCCACCGCGCAGAAGCTCACCGCCACCGCCTTCGACGGATCCGCGCCCTTCATCTTTCCGATCAACGTCAGGCAGCTCAGCGCCATATAG